One stretch of Zingiber officinale cultivar Zhangliang chromosome 6B, Zo_v1.1, whole genome shotgun sequence DNA includes these proteins:
- the LOC121989907 gene encoding aquaporin NIP1-3-like: MTSQMIDFVDEATSSMEEGAAREENNAEEQCETPSSSSDKDRSCSVLFYQKVLAEIFGTYFLIFAGCASVVVNLTTKGVVTFPGICVVWGLAVTALVYSLGHVSGAHFNPAVTVAFAASGRFPWKHVPAYLSAQVLASTLASGTLKLLFGGNKHELFYGTVPAGSDLQSLVLEFIISFALMFVISGVATDHRAIGGFSGIVVGATVLLNVLIAGPTSGASMNPARTLGPAIVLDQWRGIWVYILGPTAGTVAGAAAYNLLRVGDKPVREINT, encoded by the exons ATGACCTCGCAGATGATTGATTTCGTGGACGAAGCAACAAGCTCCATGGAAGAAGGAGCCGCTCGAGAGGAGAACAACGCCGAAGAACAGTGTGAAACTCCTTCGAGTTCTTCGGACAAAGATCGCTCCTGCTCTGTTCTTTTCTACCAAAAG GTCCTCGCCGAGATCTTTGGCACCTACTTCTTAATCTTCGCCGGCTGCGCCTCCGTCGTCGTGAACCTGACAACCAAAGGCGTCGTCACCTTCCCGGGCATCTGCGTCGTTTGGGGCCTCGCCGTCACCGCCTTGGTCTACTCCCTCGGCCACGTATCCGGCGCCCACTTCAACCCCGCCGTCACCGTCGCCTTCGCCGCCTCCGGCCGCTTCCCCTGGAAACAT GTGCCTGCTTACCTCTCGGCTCAGGTGTTGGCGTCGACTTTGGCAAGCGGCACGCTGAAGCTCCTGTTCGGCGGGAACAAGCACGAGCTCTTCTACGGCACCGTCCCGGCCGGCTCCGACCTGCAGTCTCTGGTTCTCGAGTTCATCATCTCATTCGCCCTCATGTTCGTCATCTCCGGCGTCGCCACGGATCACAGAGCA ATCGGAGGCTTTTCCGGGATCGTGGTCGGAGCAACCGTCTTGTTGAACGTGCTGATCGCAGG GCCGACGTCGGGGGCGTCGATGAATCCAGCGAGGACCCTCGGGCCGGCGATCGTGTTGGACCAATGGAGGGGGATTTGGGTGTACATTCTGGGGCCGACCGCCGGCACGGTCGCAGGAGCGGCGGCTTACAATCTCCTTCGCGTCGGCGACAAGCCCGTCCGGGAGATCAACACGTAA